In Actinomycetota bacterium, the genomic stretch CGAAGCAGGAAATGAGCCTACTGGTGGCAGGAGGCGTGGGGATAGCGCCGCTCCATTTCCTTGCGAGGCGCCTGCGGCGGGCGGGAAAGCCCTTCCTGGTGGCCTGGGGGATGGAAAGTGCGGAGGAATTCGCGGGGCTTCCCGGCATCCTCGCGCGGGAGTTCGATCTGCGCATCGCATGCATGGACGGAGGAGCGGGGCCGGCGCGCTCCGCGGTTGATCTCGCATGTGGGATGCATGACTGGCTCGAGGCGACGGTATACGCCTGCGGGCCGCGGGCCATGCTCGTAGCGCTGGCCGCCAGGGTGGCGGACGCGCAGGAGGGGGGGCTGGCGCGCCTGCAGGTGAGCGTGGAGGAGAGGATGGCCTGCGGGCTGGGGGTATGCCGTGGCTGTGCCGTTCCGGCCGCACGGCCGCCGGGCTCTTACCTGGCCGCGTGCAGCGACGGGCCCGTGTTCGGGGGAGATGAGCTGGATTGGGAGCGCATGGCGGCGTTGACCTGAGGGTGGAACTGGGCGGGATCACCCTGCGGAACCCCGTGCTGGTGTGCTCGGGCACCTTCGGGAACGGCAGGGAGATGGCTGCGTGGATGGACGTGAAGGAGCTGGGCGGGGTGATGACCAAGGCGGTGACCCTCGCTCCCTGCGCGGGGAACCCGCCGCCACGCGTCTGGGAGACGCCCTCGGGCATGCTCAACGCCATCGGGCTTGAGAACAAGGGGCTGGAGAGGTTCCTCGCCGAGGACCTCCCCTGGCTGAACGCCATGCAGGTGCCGGTGTGGGTGAACGTGGCGGGCTTCACGCGGGAGGAGTACGTGGAGGTGTCGCGCGAGGTGTCCCGCTCCGGGTTGGCCTCCGCCCTGGAACTGAACATATCCTGCCCCAACGTGAAAAAGGGAGGATTGCACTTCTCGGCCGAAAAGGGCGAGGCGGCGCGCCTGGTGAGCGAGGTTAAGGAGGTGTCCGAGATACCCGTGTACGTGAAGCTATCGCCGAACACGGGCGATATCGCGGGGTTCGCCGGGGCCATGGTGCGGGCGGGGGCTGACGGCAT encodes the following:
- a CDS encoding dihydroorotate dehydrogenase — translated: MGAHGGVDLRVELGGITLRNPVLVCSGTFGNGREMAAWMDVKELGGVMTKAVTLAPCAGNPPPRVWETPSGMLNAIGLENKGLERFLAEDLPWLNAMQVPVWVNVAGFTREEYVEVSREVSRSGLASALELNISCPNVKKGGLHFSAEKGEAARLVSEVKEVSEIPVYVKLSPNTGDIAGFAGAMVRAGADGISLINTIPAMAVDVETARPRLGNVTGGLSGPAVHPVAVRMVWEVAQAVDVPIIGMGGIWSWMDAAEMLMVGADAVAVGTLNFRDPAAALGVVEGLASFMLRKGYRRVGDMVDLVHRGRDMP
- a CDS encoding dihydroorotate dehydrogenase electron transfer subunit, encoding MSLPARYIATVLERRDYGCASELVFAVPGDFDPQPGQFVHVLCGDRGRILRRPFSVFDRGEGTASILVREAGAGSSWLRGRAEGERLDLLGPLGRGFYTAKQEMSLLVAGGVGIAPLHFLARRLRRAGKPFLVAWGMESAEEFAGLPGILAREFDLRIACMDGGAGPARSAVDLACGMHDWLEATVYACGPRAMLVALAARVADAQEGGLARLQVSVEERMACGLGVCRGCAVPAARPPGSYLAACSDGPVFGGDELDWERMAALT